The following coding sequences lie in one Mustelus asterias chromosome 8, sMusAst1.hap1.1, whole genome shotgun sequence genomic window:
- the LOC144497068 gene encoding uncharacterized protein LOC144497068 gives MHTGQKTFRCDVCKMTFNRNYNFLLHHKIHTGEKPFKCMMCDKSFSEPVTLRKHQRIHTGEKPFKCEVCNKSFSASSTLRAHQHVHTGEKPFKCKVCDKSFSLLSSLCKHQRVHTGEKPFTCEVCNKSFSVSSTLCKHRRIHTREKPFSCEVCNKSFSWLSNLRRHQSLHTQAREKHYKCNVCEMTFNRSSHLLSHQRIHTGERPFTCEVCDKSFSRSSNLNEHKRLHTGEKEKPFRCDVCAMTFNRNSHLLSHQRIHTGEKPFTCKVCDKSFSLSSSLIKHQRIHTGEKPFTCEVCDKSFSQLSTLHRHQRTRTGEKLFPCKVKLAYNTQECSLTGGRIPYIKELTEQEEFTKKLFGLSNPKITNGGSDMGMSEDTQLSMDTLDGDGEELTAASEIPERADEEGTDVNTSQQCGMAAAVEKGEECQEGKMSDLEGSVDEFKLNIVVGVKEEPCDALAAVVEGGSSEPSRGDEPAALGAEAPRTHGQHQAHAAGEENEDDLKPLACLHQEQIQSTESFQATSNLLQQILTEFKTDVSQNLQRNNEILQQQNEVLRQQNEVQNQHLQKINEILQQQNLILSQLLQRSNETWNEMRQILSQIVVPAPSGQQQPSAETSVAEHASGTQMVT, from the exons ATGCACACAGGGCAGAAAACCTTCAGGTGTGATGTTTGTAAAATGACTTTCAACCGAAATTACAATTTCCTATTACACCACAAGATTCAtacaggggagaaacccttcaagtGCAtgatgtgtgacaaatcattctctgaGCCCGTGACCCTCCGtaaacaccaacgcattcacacaggggaaaaACCCTTCAAATGTGAGGTGTGTAACAAGTCCTTTTCAGCATCATCGACCCTCCGTGCACACCAAcatgttcacacaggggagaaacccttcaagtgcaaggtgtgtgacaaatcattctcattgTTATCAAGCCTCTGTAAACACCAACGTGTTCACACAGGAGAAAAACCCTTCACGTGTGAGGTGTGTAACAAATCATTCTCGGTGTCATCAACGCTCTGTAAACACCGCCGCATTCACACAAgagagaaaccattcagctgTGAGGTGTGTAACAAATCATTCTCATGGTTATCGAATCTCCGCAGACACCAAAGCCTTCACACACAGGCAAGAGAGAAACACTACAAGTGCAATGTCTGTGAGATGACTTTCAATCGATCCTCCCATCTTCTATCACACCAGaggattcacacaggagagagacccTTCACGTGCgaagtgtgtgacaaatcattctcacggTCATCAAACTTAAATGAACACAAACgccttcacacaggggagaaagagAAACCCTTCAGGTGTGATGTTTGTGCAATGACTTTCAACCGAAACTCTCACCTTCTGTCACACCAgaggattcacacaggggagaaacccttcacatgcaaggtgtgtgacaaatcattctcattgTCATCGAGCCTCATTAAACACCAGaggattcacacaggagagaaaccctTCACGTgcgaggtgtgtgacaaatcattctctcaGTTATCAACCCTCCACAGACACCAACGCACTCGCACAGGGGAGAAACTCTTTCCTTGCAAG GTAAAGCTGGCCTATAATACCCAGGAGTGCTCGTTAACTGGAGGGAGGATTCCGTACATCAAGGAGCTAACGGAACAGGAGGAGTTCACGAAGAAGCTGTTTGGCCTCTCTAACCCCAAGATTACCAATGGCGGATCAGATATGGGGATGAGCGAAG ATACACAGCTGTCCATGGACACATTAGATGGTGATGGAGAAGAGTTGACAGCAGCATCTGAGATTCCTGAAAGGGCTGATGAGGAAGGGACAGACGTGAatacctcacagcaatgtggcatgGCAGCTGCAGTGGAGAAGGGAGAAGAGTGTCAGGAGGGTAAAATGTCTGATTTGGAGGGTAGTGTTGATGAGTTCAAGTTAAATATTGTGGTTGGTGTGAAGGAGGAGCCTTGTGATGCTCTGGCTGCTGTGGTAGAGGGAGGGAGCTCAGAACCTTCCAGAGGTGATGAACCTGCAGCTTTGGGAGCAGAAGCTCCACGAACACACGGCCAACATCAGGCCCATGCTGCTGGTGAAGAAAATGAAGATGATCTGAAACCTCTTGCATGCTTACATCAGGAACAGATTCAAAGTACGGAGAGTTTTCAGGCCACTTCTAACTTGCTTCAGCAAATATTGACTGAATTTAAGACGGATGTTAGCCAGAATCTGCAAAGGAACAATGAGATTCTTCAGCAGCAGAATGAGGTTCTGAGACAGCAGAATGAGGTTCAAAACCAGCATCTGCAAAAAATCAATGAGATTCTTCAGCAGCAGAATTTGATTCTTTCTCAACTTCTGCAGAGAAGCAATGAAACTTGGAATGAAATGAGGCAGATTCTGTCTCAGATTGTAGTACCTGCACCTTCTGGCCAGCAGCAGCCCAGTGCAGAGACATCTGTTGCTGAACACGCCTCTGGTACACAAATGGTCACGTAA